From Desulfosalsimonas propionicica, the proteins below share one genomic window:
- a CDS encoding HD domain-containing phosphohydrolase, which produces MNLQNVKIPSEIPVLVVDDETPITEMLFQALSKAGYTCRTAANGEQALSVMAENHFDVVLTDIRMPGMNGVDLLKKIKAAYDSDVMVMTGFTEDYNYESIVTAGASDFIQKPISFKELTIRLKRVLRMRYLLVERDQINTELQNSVKKLKKYSVELKNALIEVEDAHEELQYAYLDTINRLVSAAEYKDEETGDHIVRMSGYCTLMAEKIGLTDETVKLIQYASPMHDIGKIGIPDQILLKPGRLTADEFETIKTHTTIGASILAESRADVLKTAHEIALNHHEKWDGSGYPRGLKKEEIPISGRIVGIADIFDALTSRRPYKDPYPLEVAVEIIRSEQGVKLDPDLVAVFISHIDQVEQIRREVGEVENASLADFAWSERDQAVHMDRIIAPRLK; this is translated from the coding sequence ATGAATCTGCAGAATGTAAAAATACCATCCGAGATCCCCGTACTGGTGGTCGATGATGAGACGCCCATCACGGAAATGCTTTTTCAGGCCCTGTCCAAGGCCGGCTACACATGCCGCACAGCCGCAAACGGGGAACAGGCCCTTTCAGTTATGGCTGAAAACCATTTCGATGTTGTGCTCACTGACATCCGCATGCCGGGAATGAACGGAGTGGATCTGCTGAAAAAAATCAAGGCCGCCTATGACAGCGATGTCATGGTCATGACCGGATTTACCGAGGACTATAATTACGAATCCATTGTCACGGCCGGGGCAAGCGATTTCATCCAGAAGCCCATCAGCTTCAAGGAGCTGACGATCCGGCTCAAACGCGTGCTGCGTATGCGCTATCTGCTCGTGGAACGGGATCAGATCAATACGGAGCTCCAGAATTCCGTCAAAAAACTGAAAAAATACTCTGTTGAACTCAAAAATGCCTTAATCGAGGTGGAAGACGCGCATGAGGAACTGCAGTACGCTTACCTGGATACGATCAACCGTCTGGTCAGTGCAGCGGAATACAAGGACGAGGAAACCGGCGATCATATCGTGCGCATGAGCGGCTACTGCACCCTGATGGCTGAAAAAATCGGCCTTACAGACGAGACCGTCAAACTCATCCAGTATGCCTCTCCCATGCATGACATCGGCAAGATCGGCATTCCCGACCAGATCCTGCTCAAGCCCGGGCGGCTGACCGCGGATGAATTTGAAACCATCAAGACCCATACCACCATCGGGGCCAGCATCCTGGCCGAATCCAGGGCGGATGTGCTGAAAACGGCCCATGAAATCGCGTTGAACCACCACGAAAAATGGGACGGCTCAGGCTATCCCAGGGGCCTGAAAAAAGAAGAAATTCCCATCAGCGGGCGCATCGTGGGCATTGCCGATATTTTTGACGCCCTTACCTCCAGGCGCCCTTACAAGGACCCCTATCCTCTGGAAGTGGCCGTGGAAATCATCCGGTCAGAACAAGGGGTCAAGCTTGACCCGGACCTGGTGGCGGTCTTTATCAGCCATATCGACCAGGTGGAACAAATCCGCCGGGAAGTGGGGGAGGTCGAAAACGCCTCCCTGGCCGATTTTGCCTGGAGCGAACGCGACCAGGCCGTTCACATGGACCGTATCATCGCCCCAAGGCTGAAATAA
- a CDS encoding hybrid sensor histidine kinase/response regulator, giving the protein MIKHFDRRIFPVCFLACFLPAAARAETTPFVTQTGTWLCQTGYAGWAGAGAALLVFVLACFLILLLRQQSRIRKMKAEINRQRKTADKAIRQQQSMEDILNHLNDYVFFHDLAGNFSEFNSAVRRDSDYSATELKQMNLKNLVRDFYTPEVDEYLQRVRKNGKDHGYMRLVNKDGKDLILEYTSTLIHKHGGKVAGVRGIARNVTKQHKTRKALKKSEKKYRTILNTIEDGYYEVDLAGHYRLLNRAILRMHNCTWEELKGQSYKKIIDEEDVQSVFETFNYVYRTGNPVKAFNWKTRRKDGSILHLEASVSLLYDNKGKPAGFRGITRDISERIQARRKTRQLEARLQQAQKMESIGTLAGGIAHDFNNVLFPIIGYTELALQDLPSQTSAAANLEKVLQAADRAKGLVRQILAFSRQSTEQDPEPVQVEPIIKETLKLLRNTIPASIEIHSDIPQDVGAVTIHPAQFHQVIMNLCTNAYHAMENQPTGKLEVHLRRVQVTAENTGFHAQLEAGTYICMTVADTGCGMSAEVMEKIFDPYFTTKSQDKGTGLGLSVSYGIAQNAGGIIITNSTPGKGSRFHVYLPAAKSRQDRQPDPKPGTSLPEGSERILLVDDEKRVLEVEQMTLEKLGYQVTAFSDSPEAFNAFKANPDRFDLVITDQSMPQISGIELARKIRQIRSHVPVILCSGYSEKITRETTLEDDIQAVLLKPIARQEMAGVIRKTLDSIKQIPVKEQK; this is encoded by the coding sequence ATGATCAAGCATTTTGACCGCCGGATTTTTCCGGTCTGTTTTCTTGCGTGCTTTCTGCCTGCAGCTGCAAGAGCAGAAACCACCCCTTTTGTCACACAAACCGGTACATGGCTCTGCCAGACCGGCTATGCCGGATGGGCTGGCGCGGGCGCAGCACTGCTGGTCTTTGTGCTGGCCTGCTTTCTGATTCTTCTGCTGCGCCAGCAAAGCAGAATCCGAAAGATGAAAGCCGAAATCAACCGGCAGCGAAAAACCGCGGACAAAGCCATCCGGCAGCAGCAGTCAATGGAAGACATCCTTAACCATCTTAATGATTATGTGTTCTTCCACGATCTTGCCGGCAATTTCTCTGAATTCAACAGCGCCGTAAGACGGGATTCGGACTATTCAGCCACAGAGTTAAAGCAGATGAACCTCAAAAACCTGGTGCGCGACTTCTACACCCCCGAGGTGGACGAATATCTCCAGCGGGTCCGAAAAAACGGAAAGGACCATGGCTACATGCGGCTGGTCAACAAGGACGGAAAAGACCTGATCCTGGAATACACCAGTACCCTGATCCACAAACACGGAGGCAAGGTTGCGGGCGTGCGCGGCATTGCCAGGAACGTCACCAAACAGCACAAAACGCGCAAAGCCCTGAAAAAAAGCGAAAAAAAATACCGGACCATTTTAAACACCATTGAAGACGGTTATTACGAAGTGGACCTGGCCGGTCATTACCGGCTGTTAAACCGAGCAATACTCCGCATGCACAATTGCACATGGGAGGAGCTCAAGGGTCAGAGTTATAAAAAAATCATTGACGAAGAAGATGTCCAGTCCGTATTCGAAACTTTCAACTACGTCTACCGAACCGGAAATCCGGTCAAGGCATTTAACTGGAAAACCCGCAGAAAAGACGGCAGCATCCTGCACCTGGAAGCCTCGGTTTCCCTGCTCTACGACAATAAAGGAAAACCCGCGGGTTTTCGGGGAATCACCCGGGATATTTCAGAACGCATCCAGGCCCGGAGAAAAACCCGGCAGCTCGAAGCGCGGCTTCAGCAGGCCCAGAAAATGGAATCCATCGGCACCCTGGCCGGGGGTATCGCCCATGATTTCAACAATGTGCTGTTTCCCATCATCGGATATACGGAACTGGCCCTCCAGGACCTCCCTTCGCAAACCTCGGCTGCTGCAAATCTGGAAAAAGTACTCCAGGCTGCTGACCGGGCCAAGGGGCTGGTGCGCCAGATTCTGGCCTTCAGCCGCCAAAGCACCGAGCAGGACCCGGAACCTGTGCAGGTTGAGCCCATCATCAAGGAAACCCTGAAACTGCTTCGCAACACCATCCCCGCATCCATTGAAATCCACTCAGACATCCCGCAGGATGTAGGTGCTGTGACCATTCACCCGGCCCAGTTCCACCAGGTGATCATGAACCTTTGCACCAACGCCTATCATGCCATGGAAAACCAGCCAACCGGAAAACTTGAAGTCCATCTCAGGCGGGTACAGGTCACGGCTGAAAACACCGGATTCCATGCCCAGCTTGAAGCCGGCACATATATCTGCATGACCGTAGCCGACACAGGATGCGGCATGTCCGCCGAGGTGATGGAAAAGATTTTCGATCCTTATTTTACCACCAAATCCCAGGACAAAGGCACCGGCCTGGGCCTGTCAGTGAGCTACGGAATCGCCCAAAACGCCGGGGGAATCATTATCACAAACAGTACGCCCGGGAAAGGAAGCCGCTTTCATGTTTACCTGCCCGCAGCCAAAAGCCGCCAGGACCGGCAGCCCGACCCGAAACCCGGCACTTCCCTGCCTGAAGGCAGTGAACGAATTTTGCTGGTCGATGATGAAAAACGGGTTCTTGAAGTCGAACAAATGACCCTGGAAAAACTGGGTTACCAGGTCACTGCATTTTCTGACAGTCCAGAGGCGTTTAATGCCTTTAAAGCCAACCCTGATCGTTTTGACCTGGTCATCACCGACCAGAGCATGCCGCAGATCAGCGGCATTGAGCTGGCACGGAAAATCCGGCAGATCCGCAGTCATGTCCCGGTTATCCTGTGTTCCGGGTACAGTGAAAAGATCACGCGGGAAACCACCCTGGAAGACGACATCCAGGCTGTTTTGCTCAAGCCCATCGCCAGGCAGGAAATGGCCGGGGTCATTCGAAAAACTCTTGATTCCATCAAACAAATACCTGTAAAAGAACAAAAGTGA
- a CDS encoding secondary thiamine-phosphate synthase enzyme YjbQ, with translation MKSYRKELVFDVPTRRAFINITPRVEQCLAESGIKEGIALVNPMHITASVFINDDEFGLHQDYDEWLERLAPHEPVSQYRHNVGEDNADAHMKRQVMGREAVVAVTDGRLDFGTWERIFYGEFDGRRKKRVLVKIIGE, from the coding sequence ATGAAATCTTATCGCAAGGAATTGGTTTTTGATGTTCCCACCCGCCGCGCTTTTATCAATATCACACCCCGGGTGGAACAATGCCTGGCTGAAAGCGGAATCAAAGAAGGCATCGCGCTGGTCAATCCCATGCACATCACAGCCTCGGTATTTATCAATGATGATGAATTCGGGCTGCACCAGGACTATGACGAGTGGCTGGAGCGGCTGGCTCCCCATGAGCCGGTGTCCCAGTACCGGCACAATGTGGGCGAGGACAACGCTGATGCCCACATGAAACGCCAGGTCATGGGCCGGGAAGCCGTGGTGGCCGTAACAGACGGGCGGCTGGATTTTGGTACATGGGAGCGGATTTTCTACGGCGAGTTTGACGGGCGCCGCAAAAAACGGGTTCTGGTTAAAATCATCGGGGAATAA
- the hrpA gene encoding ATP-dependent RNA helicase HrpA encodes MDRALHCDRHAVEWEIRRIEKGTAGKKKPKDPAEILQRAEKRIDASIAVRKQRMDNLPEISANPDLPVWEKQDEITAAIAAHQVVIISGETGSGKTTQLPKFCLQAGRGLDGRIGCTQPRRIAAVTVADRIAEELGQQTGAGVGCKIRFSDRVSDQTVIKMMTDGVLLAETQGDKYLNEYDTLIVDEAHERSLNIDFLLGLLRGLVRTRPDLKVIVTSATIDTEKFSKAFGDAPIIEVSGRMYPVEVRWMPPEETGAEAGDYSYVDAAAAAMDRIERESAFGDVLIFMPTERDIRETCEALEGRKYKNAVILPLYARLAAADQVRVFQPARGRKIVVATNVAETSITIPGIKYVIDTGLARVSYYHPGTRTTALPVSPISQSSADQRMGRCGRVQNGVCIRLYSEQDYLSRPVYTLPEILRANLAEVILRMISLRLGAIRDFPFVDAPPQKQIRDGFDILDELGAVEKPGKGKKRPAKMPRLTQKGRIMAKMPLDPRLSRMLIEADQNRCLGPVTVVAAALSVIDPRERPEGKEAQADQARAAFVDRASDFITLYNLFCACTQNSSTIRPKVRAGELKRFCRDYYLSFKRMREWFDVYDQMVDLLAESGLEIHPLPGSGPENQEKKTGAKKGKPDFSDLYTAVHKSVTSGFLSNIARRREKNLYWAARQQEVMIFPGSGLFNRAGEWIVAAEIVETTRKFARTCANIDPAWLEALGGARCKYTHLSPRWEKKRETVVADEQVSLYGLIIVSARPVLYGRIDPDAAEEIFIRNALIEGDVQTVLPFMTHNWSLAEQIRDRENRIRRRELLAGEADMMAFYKDRLSGVYDMRTLKKKIQDAGSDDFLKMSEQDLMAADADTDELSLYPDQIRLGGQRFFCEYAFNPGGDDDGVTIRVPASAAGRLPKQSTDWVVPGLLEEKITALIRNLPKKWRRQLVPVSETVSRIMSEMPMYRDSLAGSLSRFIYDTFHVDIPANAWSEADLPDHLRLRFSLVDPEGKELVAGRDRSVLTRGAAKEGLSDDLQEERKKWEKQGITDWDLPDLPETVSVSGAGGQAWPVYPALVPGRNGADLRLLDNRIQAEQTHKNGVACLYAHYFAKSFKHLRRSLSLPASAKPMAVYFGGADAVADQMVQRVQTELFAVNIRTRAQFYTHGEKNINRIMERGMEIQKAVLRVLEAHHKTRQQTHGFEARYSKAGQAPGLLAQIRTRISQLVPENFIELYDTETMAHLPRYLEALGLRAERGINDPDKEKAKAARLAGVENFLTELIRSLDESASAEKRQQVESFFWMIQEFAVSLFAQELKTAVPVSEKRLKQMYQEIRRMT; translated from the coding sequence ATGGATCGCGCCCTTCACTGTGACCGGCATGCCGTGGAGTGGGAAATCCGTCGTATCGAAAAGGGCACTGCCGGCAAAAAAAAGCCCAAAGATCCGGCAGAAATCCTTCAGCGCGCAGAAAAGCGAATTGATGCCTCCATTGCCGTGCGAAAACAGCGGATGGACAATCTTCCGGAGATATCCGCCAACCCGGATCTGCCTGTATGGGAAAAGCAGGATGAAATAACAGCGGCCATCGCCGCCCACCAGGTGGTGATCATATCCGGGGAGACCGGTTCGGGCAAAACCACCCAGCTGCCCAAGTTCTGCCTGCAGGCCGGCCGGGGTCTTGACGGACGCATCGGTTGCACCCAGCCCCGGCGCATTGCCGCGGTCACCGTGGCAGACCGCATCGCAGAAGAACTCGGCCAGCAGACCGGGGCCGGCGTTGGCTGCAAAATCCGGTTCTCCGACCGGGTCAGCGACCAGACTGTTATCAAGATGATGACCGACGGGGTTTTGCTCGCAGAGACCCAGGGGGACAAGTATTTAAATGAATATGACACCCTGATCGTGGACGAGGCCCATGAACGAAGCCTCAACATTGATTTTCTCCTGGGACTGCTTCGGGGTTTGGTCCGCACCCGTCCGGATTTGAAGGTGATTGTCACTTCTGCCACCATTGATACGGAAAAATTTTCCAAGGCCTTTGGTGATGCGCCCATAATTGAGGTTTCCGGCCGCATGTATCCGGTGGAGGTCCGCTGGATGCCCCCGGAGGAAACCGGCGCCGAGGCAGGGGACTATTCATACGTGGACGCGGCTGCCGCGGCCATGGACCGCATCGAAAGGGAGTCGGCCTTTGGTGATGTTTTGATTTTCATGCCCACCGAGCGCGATATCCGCGAGACATGCGAGGCCCTTGAGGGCAGGAAATATAAAAACGCCGTGATTCTTCCCCTGTATGCAAGGCTTGCCGCAGCCGATCAGGTAAGGGTCTTTCAGCCGGCCCGGGGAAGAAAAATCGTTGTGGCCACCAACGTGGCCGAAACCTCCATTACCATCCCGGGCATCAAGTATGTCATTGACACGGGCCTGGCCCGGGTCTCTTACTATCATCCCGGCACCCGCACCACCGCCCTTCCGGTTTCCCCGATATCGCAGAGCAGCGCAGACCAGCGCATGGGCAGATGCGGCCGGGTGCAAAACGGGGTCTGCATCAGGCTTTATTCCGAGCAGGACTACCTGTCCCGACCTGTTTACACCTTGCCCGAAATCCTGCGGGCCAACCTGGCAGAGGTGATTTTGCGGATGATTTCCCTGCGCCTGGGTGCGATCCGGGATTTTCCCTTTGTGGACGCACCGCCGCAGAAACAGATCAGAGACGGCTTTGATATCCTCGACGAACTCGGCGCGGTTGAAAAGCCGGGCAAGGGCAAAAAGAGGCCCGCCAAAATGCCCCGCCTGACCCAAAAGGGCCGGATCATGGCCAAAATGCCCCTGGATCCAAGGCTTTCGCGGATGCTTATCGAGGCGGACCAAAACCGGTGTCTGGGCCCGGTCACGGTGGTGGCCGCAGCCCTTTCCGTGATCGATCCCAGGGAGCGGCCCGAGGGCAAGGAGGCCCAGGCTGATCAGGCGCGGGCGGCTTTCGTGGATCGGGCCTCGGATTTTATCACCCTCTACAACCTGTTTTGCGCCTGTACCCAAAACAGTTCAACCATCCGGCCCAAGGTCCGGGCCGGCGAACTCAAGCGCTTCTGCCGGGACTATTATCTTTCATTTAAACGCATGCGCGAATGGTTTGATGTCTATGACCAGATGGTGGACCTGCTGGCCGAATCCGGGCTCGAAATTCATCCTCTGCCCGGTTCCGGGCCCGAAAACCAGGAAAAAAAGACTGGGGCCAAAAAGGGAAAACCGGATTTTTCCGATTTGTACACCGCGGTTCACAAGTCCGTGACCAGCGGGTTTTTGTCCAATATCGCCCGGCGCAGGGAAAAAAACCTTTACTGGGCCGCCCGGCAGCAGGAGGTGATGATTTTTCCGGGCTCAGGGCTGTTTAACAGGGCCGGTGAGTGGATCGTGGCCGCAGAGATCGTGGAAACTACCCGGAAATTTGCCAGAACCTGTGCCAATATCGATCCGGCCTGGCTCGAAGCCCTGGGCGGGGCCAGGTGCAAATACACCCATCTCAGCCCCAGGTGGGAGAAAAAGCGCGAGACCGTGGTGGCTGATGAGCAGGTCAGCCTCTACGGGCTGATCATTGTTTCTGCCAGGCCGGTGTTATACGGCAGAATCGATCCGGATGCGGCAGAAGAGATCTTTATCCGAAACGCCCTGATCGAGGGGGATGTGCAAACGGTTTTGCCCTTTATGACCCATAACTGGTCTTTGGCCGAGCAGATCCGGGACAGGGAAAACCGCATCCGCCGCCGGGAGTTGCTGGCCGGTGAGGCCGATATGATGGCATTTTACAAAGATCGGCTTTCAGGGGTTTATGACATGCGCACCCTGAAAAAAAAGATTCAGGATGCGGGTTCGGACGATTTTTTAAAAATGTCTGAACAGGATCTTATGGCCGCTGATGCAGACACAGACGAGCTGTCCCTGTACCCGGACCAGATCCGGCTGGGAGGGCAGCGGTTTTTTTGTGAATATGCGTTTAATCCAGGGGGTGATGATGACGGGGTCACCATCCGGGTGCCGGCCTCGGCCGCCGGCCGGCTGCCGAAACAAAGCACGGACTGGGTGGTGCCGGGCCTGCTGGAGGAAAAAATCACCGCCCTGATCCGCAACCTGCCCAAAAAATGGCGCAGGCAGCTGGTGCCGGTTTCTGAGACGGTTTCGCGGATCATGAGCGAGATGCCCATGTATCGCGATTCTCTTGCCGGCAGTCTGAGCCGGTTTATATATGATACATTTCATGTGGATATTCCGGCAAATGCATGGAGCGAGGCGGATCTGCCCGATCATCTCCGGCTCCGGTTTTCCCTTGTGGATCCGGAGGGAAAGGAACTGGTCGCCGGCCGGGACAGGTCTGTTTTGACCCGGGGGGCGGCAAAAGAGGGGCTTTCCGATGACCTGCAGGAGGAAAGGAAAAAATGGGAAAAACAGGGGATCACGGACTGGGATCTGCCGGATTTGCCGGAAACCGTTTCCGTGTCCGGGGCCGGCGGGCAGGCATGGCCCGTGTATCCGGCCCTGGTACCCGGGAGAAACGGGGCGGATCTGCGGCTGCTCGACAACCGTATCCAGGCCGAACAAACCCATAAAAACGGGGTGGCCTGCCTGTATGCCCATTATTTTGCCAAATCCTTCAAACACCTTCGTCGCAGCCTGAGCCTGCCGGCTTCGGCAAAACCCATGGCAGTGTATTTCGGGGGTGCTGACGCGGTTGCTGACCAGATGGTGCAAAGGGTTCAAACCGAGCTGTTTGCCGTCAATATCCGGACCCGGGCGCAATTTTACACCCACGGAGAGAAAAACATCAACCGGATAATGGAAAGGGGCATGGAGATTCAAAAGGCCGTACTCCGGGTGCTTGAGGCCCATCACAAAACCCGGCAGCAGACCCACGGCTTTGAAGCACGGTATTCCAAGGCCGGCCAGGCCCCCGGGCTTCTGGCCCAGATCCGCACCCGGATTTCGCAATTGGTGCCGGAAAATTTCATTGAACTCTATGATACAGAGACCATGGCCCATCTTCCAAGATACCTGGAGGCGTTGGGCCTAAGGGCCGAGCGGGGAATCAATGATCCGGACAAGGAAAAGGCAAAGGCTGCGCGCCTGGCCGGGGTTGAAAATTTTCTCACCGAG